The following proteins come from a genomic window of Trifolium pratense cultivar HEN17-A07 linkage group LG4, ARS_RC_1.1, whole genome shotgun sequence:
- the LOC123921846 gene encoding receptor-like protein kinase → MTKTSCSSRIIKLLLFIISFLHVGFALSSDGLTLLSLLTHWTSVPTLISSSWKASDSNPCSWVGVQCDHTNNLISLNLTSHGIFGQLGSEIGNLYNLQTLVLSGNGFSGKVPLELSNCSLIQYLDLEGNRFSGNIQYSFINLQNLQFMRLSSNMLTGEIPDSLFEIPSLKELSLHSNLLSGPIPTSIGNLTQLLRLYLYGNQLSGTIPSSIGNCSKLEDLELSFNRLRGEIPNSIWRIPSLVNILVHNNSLSGELPTEMTNLKYLKNISLFDNQFSGVIPQSLGINSSIVKLDCMNNKFTGNIPPSLCFGKNLLELNMGINQLQDGIPSDVGRCATLRRLILNENNFSGPLPNFESNMNLKYIDLTKNNISGTIPSSLGNSTNLTYINFSRNKFAGLIPPELGNLVNLVVLDLSHNNLEGPLPIQLSNCTKIDRFDVGFNFLNGSFPSSLRSWTNITTLILRENHFTGGIPGFLAEFNNLRELQLGGNFFGGKIPQLMGTMHNLFYGLNLSANGLIGDIPSEIGKLELLQSLDISLNNLTGSIDALEGLVSLIEINISYNLFNGSVPTGLTKLLNSSPSSFIGNPLLCFSCLSCIETSFVNPCVYKSSNHKSISTVQIVMIELGSSIFITVVILIIIRIYFLKMSCSPLVMVLKAMAKLYDCYNFGRGIVHKSQQGRESEMASDLKQQSDIERGATLRQQSYNERGAAPASEFSKWSYYIEKGVGRIGVTYAREFNISGKEKLRTLKDVVLEATENLNQRYIIGKGGHGTVYKAIIGQQIFAVKKVEFGRNKKKRLSIIRNEIEVLGMFKHRNLLKHADYWIGEEYGLVLCEFMKNGSLHDILHEKKPPPPLTWNVRCKIAVGIAQGLLYLHYDCVPRIVHRDIKPKNILVDDNMEPIIADFGTALCKKVFEDSNSHSTIRKMLSSHVVGTPGYIAPENAYDIVPGRKSDVYSYGVVLLELLTRKKLLVPSLNDEAEDTPLVIWARSVWMETGKIEKIVDPYLASEFSSSVAIAKQVAAVLSLAFRCIEKDPGKRPNMKGVISIYNKNLFKLRRDEVQYADVLAIKLMGNGKLQADKFVRIASLIVPKITYSSRSLIFLSSITGPILTKPFNWFFLLRWGQYRHLQKSLYSQTKSYYSITINTDQTEATVQISV, encoded by the exons ATGACCAAAACTAGTTGTAGCAGTAGAATTATCAAACTCTTGTTGTTCATTATATCTTTCTTGCATGTTGGTTTTGCTCTTTCCTCTGATGGATTGACTCTGTTGTCACTCTTGACACACTGGACTTCTGTTCCTACCCTCATCAGCTCAAGCTGGAAGGCTTCTGATTCCAATCCATGCTCATGGGTTGGTGTTCAATGTGACCATACCAATAATTTGATTTCCCTTAACCTTACTAGTCATGGAATTTTTGGTCAACTTGGATCAGAAATTGGGAACCTTTACAATTTGCAGACCCTTGTATTGTCAGGTAATGGTTTCTCAGGAAAAGTCCCTTTAGAGTTAAGTAACTGTAGTTTGATTCAGTATTTAGACCTTGAAGGTAATAGATTTAGTGGAAATATACAATATAGTTTTATAAACTTGCAAAATTTACAGTTCATGAGATTGTCTTCCAATATGCTCACTGGCGAAATTCCGGattctttgtttgaaattccTTCCCTTAAAGAACTGAGCCTGCATAGTAATCTTCTTAGTGGCCCTATTCCAACAAGTATCGGAAACTTGACTCAACTATTGAGGTTGTATCTATATGGCAATCAGTTGTCAGGGACTATTCCTTCATCCATTGGTAATTGCAGTAAATTAGAGGACCTAGAATTGTCTTTCAACCGATTGAGAGGTGAAATTCCGAACAGCATTTGGAGAATTCCAAGTCTTGTGAACATATTGGTTCACAACAACAGCCTCTCTGGGGAGCTACCTACCGAGATGACAAACCTCAAGTATCTAAAAAATATCTCATTGTTTGATAATCAGTTCTCAGGAGTCATACCTCAAAGTTTAGGAATCAACAGCAGCATAGTGAAGTTGGACTGTATGAATAACAAGTTCACTGGTAATATCCCGCCAAGTCTTTGCTTTGGAAAGAATTTGTTAGAGCTCAACATGGGAATCAATCAACTTCAAGATGGCATACCTTCGGATGTAGGAAGATGTGCAACTCTAAGGAGGTTGATTCTCAACGAGAATAATTTCAGCGGCCCTCTTCCTAATTTTGAAAGTAATATGAATCTGAAATACATTGATCTGACCAAGAACAATATCAGTGGAACGATTCCATCAAGTTTGGGAAATAGCACAAATCTcacatacattaatttttcaagGAACAAATTTGCAGGGCTCATACCACCAGAACTTGGAAACCTTGTCAATCTTGTGGTTTTGGATCTTTCTCACAACAACTTGGAAGGTCCTTTGCCAATTCAACTGTCAAATTGTACTAAAATAGATCGTTTTGATGTGGGATTCAATTTCCTAAATGGCTCATTCCCTTCAAGTCTGAGAAGTTGGACAAACATAACTACATTGATTTTAAGAGAAAATCACTTCACAGGAGGTATACCAGGATTTTTGGCAGAATTTAACAACCTTCGTGAGTTACAACTTGGTGGAAATTTTTTTGGCGGCAAAATTCCTCAATTGATGGGAACAATGCATAATCTGTTCTATGGATTAAATCTTAGTGCTAATGGATTGATAGGTGACATTCCTTCAGAAATTGGGAAGCTTGAACTGCTTCAAAGTCTGGATATATCCTTGAACAATTTGACAGGAAGTATAGATGCTCTTGAAGGTCTTGTTTCAttaattgaaatcaatatttctTACAATCTCTTCAATGGTTCTGTACCAACAGGTCTAACGAAGTTATTGAATTCCTCACCATCTTCATTCATCGGTAACCCTCTCCTTTGTTTCAGTTGTTTGAGTTGCATTGAAACTAGTTTTGTTAATCCATGTGTCTACAAATCAAGTAATCACAAAAGCATCAGTACTGTTCAAATTGTGATGATAGAACTTGGATCCTCGATATTTATTACTGTTGTGATCCTAATAATAATTCGAATTTATTTCCTCAAGATGTCATGTTCCCCACTGGTGATGGTGTTGAAGGCTATGGCTAAATTATACGATTGCTATAATTTTGGCAGAGGAATTGTGCATAAAAGCCAGCAGGGCCGAGAATCGGAAATGGCGTCTGATCTTAAGCAACAGTCTGATATTGAAAGAGGAGCTACACTTCGCCAACAGTCTTACAATGAAAGAGGAGCTGCTCCGGCGTCCGAGTTTAGCAAATGGTCCTATTATATTGAAAAAGGAGTTGGAAGGATTGGAGTCACATATGCTCGAGAATTCAATATCTCAGGCAAAGAGAAGTTGCGTACCCTTAAGGATGTAGTGTTGGAGGCTACTGAAAATCTAAATCAACGGTATATTATTGGCAAGGGAGGACATGGTACTGTGTACAAAGCCATAATTGGTCAACAGATTTTTGCTGTAAAGAAGGTTGAATTTGGACGGAACAAGAAAAAGCGGCTAAGTATCATACGTAATGAAATTGAAGTCCTTGGGATGTTTAAGCATCGAAATTTGTTGAAACATGCAGACTACTGGATTGGTGAGGAATATGGTTTAGTCTTatgtgaattcatgaaaaatgGAAGCCTTCATGATATTTTGCATGAAAAGAAACCACCACCACCGTTAACATGGAATGTTCGGTGTAAAATAGCTGTTGGAATTGCTCAAGGACTACTATATCTGCATTATGATTGTGTTCCACGAATAGTGCACCGAGACATAAAACCAAAGAACATACTTGTTGACGACAATATGGAGCCTATCATAGCTGATTTTGGCACTGCCCTATGCAAGAAGGTGTTTGAGGATTCTAATAGTCATTCAACAATCCGGAAAATGCTTTCGTCACACGTTGTTGGTACTCCTGGCTATATTGCACCGG AGAATGCATATGATATTGTGCCGGGAAGAAAGTCGGATGTATATAGCTATGGAGTTGTTTTGCTCGAGCTATTAACCAGAAAGAAACTGTTAGTCCCGTCTTTGAATGATGAGGCAGAGGATACCCCCTTAGTGATCTGGGCTAGATCTGTATGGATGGAAACAGGCAAAATTGAGAAGATTGTTGATCCATACCTTGCAAGTGAATTTTCCAGTTCAGTAGCAATAGCCAAGCAAGTTGCTGCAGTCCTTTCATTGGCATTCCGATGCATAGAGAAGGATCCAGGAAAGAGGCCGAACATGAAAGGTGTTATTAGCATTTATAATAAGAACTTGTTTAAGCTGAGGCGTGATGAGGTTCAATATGCCGATGTGCTTGCAATTAAACTGATGGGAAATGGTAAGTTGCAGGCAGACAAGTTTGTTCGGATAGCTTCTCTAATTGTTCCAAAAATAACCTATTCTTCGCGTAGTTTAATCTTCCTTTCCTCTATCACTGGTCCAATACTCACCAAACCTTTCAACTGGTTTTTCCTTTTACGTTGGGGTCAATATAGGCATCTGCAGAAATCCTTGTACTCACAGACCAAATCATACTACTCTATAACTATAAACACTGATCAAACCGAGGCCACTGTCCAAATTAGTGTATAG
- the LOC123920033 gene encoding CSC1-like protein At3g21620, with amino-acid sequence MASLGDIGLAAAINILTAFAFLIAFAILRIQPINDRVYFPKWYLRGLRSSPLQGGAFVSKFVNIDFRSYIRFLNWMPAALQMPEPELIEHAGLDSAVYLRIYLLGLKIFVPISLLAFSVMVPVNWTNNTLEHSNVVYTSIDKLSISNIPVGSNRFWTHLVMAYAFTFWTCYILKREYQLIATMRLSFLASERRRPDQFTVLVRNVPPDADESVSELVEHFFMVNHPDNYLTHQVVYNAKELSSLVAKKKKQQNWLDYYENKYSRNQTTRPTKKTGFLGLCGSKVDAIDFYTAAIERLSRDIELEKEKVMKNPKSTMPAAFVSFKTRWGASVCAQTQQTRNPTIWLTEWAPEPRDVYWDNMAIPYVSLSIRRLVIAVAFFFLTFFFMIPIAFVQSLANIEGIEKAAPFLKDLIEIKFIKAFIQGFLPGIALKIFLIFLPTILMMMSKFEGFISRSSLERRSATRYYIFQFINVFLGSIITGTAFQQLDKFIHQSANEIPKTIGVSIPMKATFFITYIMVDGWAGCAGEILRLKPLIFYHLKNFLLVKTEKDREEAMDPGTFDFNTGEPQIQLYFLLGLVYAVVTPFLLPYIIVFFGLAYLVYRHQIINVYNQEYESAGAFWPDVHGRIVFALVVSQLLLMGLLSTKEAANSTPLLIALPVLTIWFHRFCKGSYEPAFTTHPLQEAMVKDTLERTKEPNFNLKEFLHSAYIHPVFKDDDDTDSDVMSQEWKEEPVIVQTKRQSRRNTPAPSKQSGGGSIPSSMHDTADV; translated from the exons ATGGCTTCACTTGGTGATATAGGACTTGCAGCTGCAATAAACATCCTTACTGCATTTGCATTCTTAATAGCATTCGCCATACTTCGAATTCAACCGATAAACGATAGGGTGTATTTTCCGAAATGGTATCTGAGGGGTTTAAGGAGTAGTCCGTTGCAAGGAGGGGCGTTTGTGTCCAAGTTTGTTAATATAGACTTCAGGTCGTACATAAGATTCTTGAACTGGATGCCTGCAGCATTGCAAATGCCGGAACCCGAATTAATTGAACACGCAGGCTTGGATTCTGCTGTATACTTGAGGATCTACTTACTCGG GCTGAAAATATTTGTTCCTATTTCACTCCTAGCTTTTTCTGTTATGGTTCCTGTCAATTGGACCAATAACACCTTGGAACATTCAAATGTGGTTTATACCAGCATAGACAAGCTTTCGATTTCAAATATTCCAGTTGGATCAAATAG ATTTTGGACTCACTTGGTAATGGCTTATGCTTTTACCTTCTGGACATGCTATATCTTAAAAAGGGAGTATCAGCTAATTGCAACAATGAGATTGTCTTTTCTTGCTTCTGAAAGACGCCGTCCTGACCAATTCACG GTACTTGTTAGAAATGTACCACCAGATGCTGATGAATCAGTCAGTGAGCTAGTCGAGCATTTCTTTATGGTCAATCATCCAGATAACTATCTCACTCATCAG GTTGTTTACAATGCAAAGGAACTCTCTAGTCTAGTTgctaagaagaaaaaacaacagAATTGGCTTGATTACTATGAAAATAAGTATTCTAGAAACCAAACAACGAGACCAACTAAAAAG ACTGGCTTTTTAGGTCTATGTGGTAGTAAAGTGGATGCTATTGATTTTTATACTGCTGCAATTGAGAGATTATCAAGAGAC ATAGAGTTGGAGAAAGAAAAGGTCATGAAGAATCCTAAATCTACAATGCCAGCGGCTTTTGTTTCCTTCAAAACTCGTTGGGGTGCATCAGTTTGTGCGCAAACTCAACAAACTAGAAATCCAACGATATGGTTGACAGAATGGGCCCCAGAACCCCGTGATGTGTATTGGGATAACATGGCAATACCATATGTTTCACTCTCAATAAGGAGGCTTGTAATTGCTGTTGCTTTCTTCTTTCTTACATTCTTTTTCATGATTCCCATAGCATTTGTACAGTCACTTGCTAATATTGAAGGCATTGAAAAAGCAGCACCCTTCCTCAAGGACCTCATTGAAAT AAAATTCATTAAAGCATTTATACAAGGTTTCCTTCCTGGGATTGCTTTGAAGATATTCCTCATTTTTTTGCCAACAATATTGATGATGATGTCCAAGTTCGAAGGGTTTATAAGCCGGTCTTCTCTTGAAAGAAGATCAGCCACAAGATATTACATCTTCCAGTTCATTAACGTGTTTCTGGGGAGCATAATTACCGGGACTGCATTCCAACAACTTGATAAATTCATCCATCAATCTGCAAATGA AATTCCGAAGACAATTGGTGTCTCGATTCCAATGAAAGCAACTTTCTTCATAACATACATAATGGTTGATGGGTGGGCTGGATGTGCTGGTGAGATTTTAAGGTTGAAGCCTTTGATATTTTATCACTTAAAGAATTTCTTGTTGGTGAAGACCGAAAAAGACCGCGAAGAAGCAATGGATCCAGGGACTTTTGATTTCAATACAGGAGAACCTCAAATACAACTTTATTTCTTGCTTGGCCTTGTCTATGCTGTGGTCACACCATTTCTACTTCCATACATCATTGTGTTCTTTGGTTTGGCATATCTTGTCTACCGTCATCAG ATTATAAATGTGTACAACCAAGAGTATGAGAGTGCCGGAGCTTTCTGGCCTGATGTCCACGGACGTATTGTATTTGCATTAGTTGTCTCACAACTGCTGTTAATGGGATTATTGAGTACAAAAGAAGCTGCTAACTCAACTCCATTACTCATCGCTCTCCCAGTTTTGACAATATGGTTTCATCGGTTTTGCAAGGGAAGCTATGAACCTGCTTTTACTACTCATCCATTACAG GAAGCAATGGTCAAAGACACATTGGAGCGTACGAAAGAGCCAAACTTCAATTTGAAAGAGTTCCTCCACAGTGCATATATCCATCCAGTTTTCAAAGATGATGATGACACAGACAGTGATGTGATGAGTCAAGAGTGGAAGGAAGAGCCGGTAATTGTCCAAACAAAACGCCAGTCGCGGAGGAACACACCTGCACCTAGCAAACAAAGTGGTGGTGGTTCAATACCATCCTCGATGCATGACACTGCTGATGTCTGA
- the LOC123920037 gene encoding receptor-like protein 9DC3 produces the protein MSLTKLNFLSFLNLSQNHLEGMIPKGQQFDTFGNESYVGNTMLCGLPLSKSCKNDEDRPPLSTSEDEEESGFGWKAVAIGYVCGAISGLLLGHNVFFFGKPVWLARARLVEQMFNLRLKRTNNRAGANRRRMN, from the coding sequence ATGTCTCTCACAAAGCTgaattttctctcattcttgAACCTTTCACAAAACCATCTCGAGGGAATGATACCTAAAGGTCAACAGTTTGATACATTTGGAAATGAATCCTATGTAGGAAATACAATGTTATGTGGATTACCATTGTCTAAATCATGCAAAAATGATGAAGATCGGCCACCACTTTCAACATCTGAAGATGAAGAGGAATCAGGATTTGGTTGGAAAGCAGTAGCAATAGGATATGTCTGTGGGGCAATATCTGGGTTGCTGTTGGGTCATAATGTATTCTTCTTTGGGAAACCAGTATGGCTTGCAAGAGCAAGACTTGTTGAACAAATGTTTAACTTGAGACTGAAGAGAACAAACAACCGAGCCGGTGCAAATCGCAGAAGAATGAATTAA
- the LOC123920036 gene encoding cytoplasmic tRNA 2-thiolation protein 1-like isoform X1: protein MEGKRSVRMCCLCNERRASLSRPKALEQICRECFYLAFEDEIHQIIVSNRLFIRGDRVAIGASGGKDSTVLAYVLSKLNRIHDYGLHLFLLSVDEGITGYRDDSLETVHRNQIQYGLPLKVVSYKDLYGWTMDEIVKLIGLKNNCTFCGVFRRQALDRGAAFLKADKLVTGHNADDIAETVLLNILRGDIARLSRCSSIITGEDGPIPRCKPFKYTYEKEIVMYAYFKKLDYFSTECIYSPNAYRGFAREFIKDLERIRSPFSSLFILFVCLFVIHNHVIAYRPRAILDIIKSGENFRISTTTKMPEQGTCERCGYISSQKWCKACVLLDGLNRGLPKLGIGRSRVAIGCKEENESHGGKSIESKQCGSLDF from the exons ATGGAAGGGAAGAGAAGCGTGCGTATGTGCTGCTTATGCAATGAGAGAAGAGCATCTCTTAGCAGACCTAAAGCTCTTGAACAGATTTGCAGAGAATGCTTCTATCTTGCCTTCGAAGACGAGATTCATCAAATCATCGTCTCCAACCGCCTCTTCATCCGTGGCGACCGCGTAGCTATTGGCGCTTCCGGCGGTAAAGACTCCACCGTCCTCGCCTACGTTTTATCGAAACTCAACCGCATCCATGATTACGGCCTCCATCTCTTCCTCCTCTCCGTCGACGAGGGCATCACCGGCTACCGCGACGATTCTCTCGAAACAGTTCACAGAAACCAGATTCAGTATGGTTTGCCTCTGAAAGTTGTATCCTACAAGGATTTGTACGGATGGACCATGGACGAAATCGTGAAACTGATCGGTCTGAAGAATAACTGCACCTTCTGCGGCGTGTTCCGTAGACAGGCGCTTGATCGAGGCGCAGCATTCCTTAAAGCAGATAAACTTGTGACGGGACACAACGCTGACGATATAGCTGAGACAGTTCTGTTGAACATATTGAGAGGAGATATAGCTAGATTGAGTAGATGCAGTTCAATAATAACAGGTGAAGATGGACCAATCCCTAGATGCAAACCTTTTAAGTATACTTACGAAAAGGAGATTGTTATGTATGCTTATTTCAAAAAGCTTGATTACTTTTCCACTGAATGCATTTATTCTCCAAATGCATATCGTGGTTTTGCTCGCGAGTTCATCAAGGATTTGGAGAGAATCAGGTCTCCCTTTTCTTCTCTGttcattttatttgtttgtttgtttgttattcaTAATCATGTAATTGCTTACAGACCCAGGGCCATTCTCGACATCATCAAATCCGGTGAGAATTTTAGGATTTCTACCACTACTAAAATGCCAGAGCAGGGAACCTGTGAACGCTGTGGTTATATTTCTAGTCAG AAATGGTGTAAAGCTTGTGTTCTGCTTGATGGACTGAATCGAGGTTTGCCTAAACTGGGAATTGGACGGAGTCGGGTTGCTATTGGTtgcaaagaagaaaatgaaagccATGGAGGAAAGAGCATCGAAAGCAAACAGTGTGGATCTTTAGACTTCTGA
- the LOC123920036 gene encoding cytoplasmic tRNA 2-thiolation protein 1-like isoform X2, whose product MEGKRSVRMCCLCNERRASLSRPKALEQICRECFYLAFEDEIHQIIVSNRLFIRGDRVAIGASGGKDSTVLAYVLSKLNRIHDYGLHLFLLSVDEGITGYRDDSLETVHRNQIQYGLPLKVVSYKDLYGWTMDEIVKLIGLKNNCTFCGVFRRQALDRGAAFLKADKLVTGHNADDIAETVLLNILRGDIARLSRCSSIITGEDGPIPRCKPFKYTYEKEIVMYAYFKKLDYFSTECIYSPNAYRGFAREFIKDLERIRPRAILDIIKSGENFRISTTTKMPEQGTCERCGYISSQKWCKACVLLDGLNRGLPKLGIGRSRVAIGCKEENESHGGKSIESKQCGSLDF is encoded by the exons ATGGAAGGGAAGAGAAGCGTGCGTATGTGCTGCTTATGCAATGAGAGAAGAGCATCTCTTAGCAGACCTAAAGCTCTTGAACAGATTTGCAGAGAATGCTTCTATCTTGCCTTCGAAGACGAGATTCATCAAATCATCGTCTCCAACCGCCTCTTCATCCGTGGCGACCGCGTAGCTATTGGCGCTTCCGGCGGTAAAGACTCCACCGTCCTCGCCTACGTTTTATCGAAACTCAACCGCATCCATGATTACGGCCTCCATCTCTTCCTCCTCTCCGTCGACGAGGGCATCACCGGCTACCGCGACGATTCTCTCGAAACAGTTCACAGAAACCAGATTCAGTATGGTTTGCCTCTGAAAGTTGTATCCTACAAGGATTTGTACGGATGGACCATGGACGAAATCGTGAAACTGATCGGTCTGAAGAATAACTGCACCTTCTGCGGCGTGTTCCGTAGACAGGCGCTTGATCGAGGCGCAGCATTCCTTAAAGCAGATAAACTTGTGACGGGACACAACGCTGACGATATAGCTGAGACAGTTCTGTTGAACATATTGAGAGGAGATATAGCTAGATTGAGTAGATGCAGTTCAATAATAACAGGTGAAGATGGACCAATCCCTAGATGCAAACCTTTTAAGTATACTTACGAAAAGGAGATTGTTATGTATGCTTATTTCAAAAAGCTTGATTACTTTTCCACTGAATGCATTTATTCTCCAAATGCATATCGTGGTTTTGCTCGCGAGTTCATCAAGGATTTGGAGAGAATCAG ACCCAGGGCCATTCTCGACATCATCAAATCCGGTGAGAATTTTAGGATTTCTACCACTACTAAAATGCCAGAGCAGGGAACCTGTGAACGCTGTGGTTATATTTCTAGTCAG AAATGGTGTAAAGCTTGTGTTCTGCTTGATGGACTGAATCGAGGTTTGCCTAAACTGGGAATTGGACGGAGTCGGGTTGCTATTGGTtgcaaagaagaaaatgaaagccATGGAGGAAAGAGCATCGAAAGCAAACAGTGTGGATCTTTAGACTTCTGA